One Candidatus Methylomirabilis sp. genomic window carries:
- a CDS encoding tetratricopeptide repeat protein, which translates to CLDPEGGVHYRTVGFVPPDEFVPEFRVARGLAAFDQGQYAAAKEQFARVLREAPHSVHAPQAQYWHAVAEYKESGSREALVAGWKTLRERYPESYWARKLPF; encoded by the coding sequence TGCCTGGACCCGGAGGGCGGCGTGCACTACCGCACCGTGGGGTTCGTCCCGCCGGACGAGTTTGTCCCGGAGTTCCGGGTGGCCCGGGGCCTCGCGGCGTTCGACCAGGGGCAGTACGCCGCGGCCAAGGAGCAGTTCGCGCGGGTCCTGCGGGAGGCGCCCCACAGCGTGCACGCGCCCCAGGCCCAGTACTGGCACGCCGTGGCCGAGTACAAAGAGAGCGGCAGCCGGGAGGCGCTGGTCGCAGGCTGGAAGACGCTCAGGGAGCGCTACCCGGAGAGTTACTGGGCGAGGAAGCTTCCTTTCTAG